AGCACCTGCAGACCTTCGACGGCGTGATGCTCGGTCGCGAGGCCTACCACAACCCCTACCTGCTGGCCGCGGTGGACAGCCAGTTGTTCGGCAGCGAAGCGCCGCCGCTCAGTCGCAGCGAGGCCTTGCTCCGTCTGCGTCCGTACATCGAGCGACACCAGGCCGAAGGCGGCGCGATGCATCACGTGACCCGCCATATCCTCGGCCTGGCCCAGGGCTTCCCCGGCTCCCGGCGATTCCGCCAGTTGCTCTCGGTGGACGTGCACAAGGCCGCC
This DNA window, taken from Desulfonatronum sp. SC1, encodes the following:
- a CDS encoding tRNA-dihydrouridine synthase, which produces HLQTFDGVMLGREAYHNPYLLAAVDSQLFGSEAPPLSRSEALLRLRPYIERHQAEGGAMHHVTRHILGLAQGFPGSRRFRQLLSVDVHKAADPLRVFDQALELLAGR